The following is a genomic window from Bacteroidota bacterium.
CCTTAATTAAAATTTTGATGTGTTTTTGAATAGCTGATTCTGCAATACCTACAACTGATTTCAATTCTTTTCTTGTAATGGATGGGTTATTCATAATTTGATTTAAGATCTCAATCCGGGTTTTAGGCATTTGACCACCTATTTGACCACCT
Proteins encoded in this region:
- a CDS encoding winged helix-turn-helix domain-containing protein; this translates as MDNDENKNLGYDTIRKCLDGGQIGGQIGGQMPKTRIEILNQIMNNPSITRKELKSVVGIAESAIQKHIKILIKDGYIKREGKTQGSYFLISKDIKNRLSNN